From the Solanum lycopersicum chromosome 10, SLM_r2.1 genome, one window contains:
- the LOC101258804 gene encoding 14 kDa zinc-binding protein: MSEENPNRSRLQILTSHFTHHKKSAMASEKEAALLAVPSDSPTIFDKIINKEIPADIVFEDDKVLAFRDINPQAPVHILLIPKVRDGLTGLSKAEEKNCDVLGRLLYTAKLVAKQEGLLENGFRLVINDGPDGCQSVYHLHLHLLGGRQMNWPPG, from the exons ATGAGTGAAGAAAACCCCAATAGGAGCAGACTCCAAATACTCACTTCACACTTCACTCATCACAAGAAGTCAGCCATGGCTTCTGAGAAAGAAGCTGCTCTTCTTGCTGTTCCTTCAGATTCTCCTACCAT ATTTGACAAGATCATTAACAAGGAAATCCCAGCAGATATTGTATTTGAGGATGACAAG GTTTTAGCTTTCAGAGACATAAATCCCCAAGCTCCTGTGCACATTCTGCTTATTCCCAAGGTCAGGGATGGCTTAACCGGACTTTCCAag GCTGAAGAAAAGAACTGTGATGTTCTTGGTCGACTTCTCTACACAGCAAAGCTTGTAGCCAAACAGGAAGGTCTTCTAGAGAATGGATTCAGACTCGTGATCAACGATGGGCCTGATGGAT GCCAATCTGTTTACCAtcttcaccttcaccttctcGGGGGACGACAGATGAACTGGCCACCTGGCTAA